The following coding sequences lie in one Microvirga sp. 17 mud 1-3 genomic window:
- a CDS encoding methyl-accepting chemotaxis protein — MSLAKLWNISGRFYAGMAMSIVALVALAIYGSSTISNVLVGQKQAELKHLTDVAVSIMADFEAKASRGEMSVDDAKKQALASLEILRYSGEEYFFAHNFNQITVMHPFSKQLIGKDQSGLRDPTGRPFVTEMVNAAKAGGGFVEYQWPKPNQTAPSPKLTYAAPFPKWQIMIGTGVYIDDLQALASYYRNLFLGLIGVALVLQLAVAFGLGRSISRPIQKLVASMRGLAAGNLDTPVEGTSRHDEIGVMAGAVQVFKDAMIAKAEADAVAAQEADAKTRRAEMLDRLTKHFEANVMALTDGLTAASSEMQATAQSMAQVADRTTHQAVNVASAAQQTSMNVQTVAAATEELSISIREIASQVNQSSQIADRAVADAQRTNETVQALAETAEKIGTVIQLINSIAGQTNLLALNATIEAARAGEAGKGFAVVASEVKELANQTAKATDEISSQIGSVQQATAEAVNAIHSIVKTISEMSQISVSIAAAMEQQGAATSEISRNVQEAARGTEMVTGSIDDVRNGAGETGAAASQVLGAAQGLAQHSSSLGEEVATFLQGVKAA; from the coding sequence ATGTCTTTAGCGAAACTCTGGAATATCAGCGGGCGGTTCTATGCGGGCATGGCGATGAGCATCGTCGCCCTCGTCGCGCTCGCCATCTACGGATCCTCGACGATATCGAACGTCCTCGTCGGCCAGAAGCAGGCCGAACTGAAGCATCTGACGGATGTGGCCGTCAGCATCATGGCGGATTTCGAGGCCAAGGCCTCGCGCGGGGAAATGAGCGTCGACGACGCCAAGAAGCAGGCCTTGGCCTCCCTCGAAATCCTGCGCTACAGCGGGGAAGAGTATTTCTTCGCCCATAACTTCAATCAGATCACGGTCATGCACCCGTTCAGCAAGCAGCTGATCGGCAAGGACCAGTCGGGCCTGAGAGACCCCACCGGGCGCCCCTTCGTGACCGAAATGGTCAATGCCGCCAAGGCAGGCGGCGGTTTCGTCGAGTATCAATGGCCAAAGCCGAACCAGACCGCTCCCAGCCCGAAGCTGACCTATGCGGCGCCCTTCCCCAAGTGGCAGATCATGATCGGCACGGGCGTCTATATCGACGATCTCCAGGCGCTCGCATCCTATTACCGGAACCTGTTCCTCGGCCTGATCGGCGTGGCGCTGGTTCTTCAGCTCGCCGTAGCCTTCGGCCTCGGGCGTAGCATCTCGCGGCCGATCCAGAAGCTCGTTGCCAGCATGCGGGGCCTCGCGGCGGGCAATCTCGACACGCCGGTCGAGGGAACGTCGCGGCACGATGAAATCGGCGTCATGGCCGGCGCCGTCCAGGTGTTCAAGGATGCGATGATCGCGAAGGCCGAGGCGGACGCCGTGGCGGCACAGGAAGCCGATGCCAAGACACGCCGGGCCGAGATGCTCGACCGGCTGACGAAGCATTTCGAGGCCAACGTAATGGCCCTCACGGACGGTCTGACAGCCGCCTCCTCCGAGATGCAGGCGACGGCCCAGTCCATGGCCCAGGTGGCAGACCGTACGACCCATCAGGCCGTGAACGTGGCCTCGGCAGCGCAGCAGACCTCGATGAACGTCCAGACCGTCGCGGCCGCCACCGAAGAGCTCTCGATTTCTATTCGCGAGATCGCCTCTCAGGTGAACCAGTCCTCGCAGATCGCCGACCGTGCCGTGGCCGATGCGCAGCGCACCAACGAGACCGTGCAGGCACTGGCCGAGACGGCCGAGAAGATCGGAACGGTGATCCAGCTCATCAACAGCATTGCGGGCCAGACCAACCTTCTTGCGCTCAACGCCACCATCGAGGCGGCGCGCGCAGGCGAGGCCGGCAAGGGCTTCGCGGTCGTGGCCTCCGAGGTGAAGGAGCTTGCGAACCAGACCGCCAAGGCCACGGACGAGATCTCGTCTCAGATCGGCTCCGTGCAGCAGGCAACCGCAGAGGCCGTCAACGCGATCCACTCCATCGTGAAGACGATCTCGGAAATGTCCCAGATCTCCGTTTCGATCGCGGCCGCCATGGAGCAACAGGGCGCCGCGACGTCGGAAATCTCCCGCAACGTGCAGGAAGCGGCACGTGGCACCGAGATGGTCACGGGCAGCATCGACGATGTCCGTAACGGCGCTGGAGAGACGGGCGCTGCCGCCTCGCAGGTACTCGGCGCCGCGCAGGGATTGGCGCAGCATTCCTCCAGCCTCGGCGAGGAGGTCGCCACCTTCCTGCAGGGCGTGAAGGCCGCATAA
- the hutH gene encoding histidine ammonia-lyase, with translation MTGTVTLTPGSVALTDWHRVYRGAAVALDAQCRPKIEAGARTIEAIVAKGDPVYGINTGFGKLASVRIGAADLTTLQRNIVLSHAAGVGEPLPVPVVRLVLALKLASLAQGASGVRWSTVEHLARCLEAGLVPVIPGQGSVGASGDLAPLAHMTAALMGVGAFSVKGETVPAEIALRDAGLEPLVLGPKEGLALLNGTQVSTALALAGLFEAERVFQAALVTGALATDAAKGSDGPFDPRIQDLRRHRGQIEVAAALRALMRGSAIRASHLTNDERVQDPYCLRCQPQVMGAVLDLLRQAGNTLATEANGVSDNPLVFSETGEVISGGNFHAEPVAFAADMIAMALCEIGSLSERRIAMLVDPALSGLPAFLTPKPGLNSGFMIPQVTAAALVSENKQRAYPASVDSIPTSANQEDHVSMATHGARRLIPMAQNAANVIGIELLAAAQGCDFHAPMRSSESLEAARAILRAKVPHLADDRHMAPEMELAAALVTSGALAEAAGHASLPSVTGRQP, from the coding sequence ATGACCGGAACCGTCACGCTCACGCCCGGCTCCGTCGCGCTGACGGACTGGCACAGGGTCTATCGCGGTGCGGCCGTCGCGCTCGACGCCCAATGCCGCCCGAAGATCGAGGCAGGCGCCCGCACCATCGAGGCCATCGTCGCAAAGGGCGATCCGGTCTACGGTATCAATACGGGCTTCGGAAAACTTGCGAGCGTTCGCATCGGCGCAGCCGATCTGACGACGCTTCAGCGCAATATCGTGCTCTCCCATGCGGCAGGCGTCGGCGAGCCTCTGCCCGTGCCGGTGGTGCGGCTCGTCCTGGCGCTCAAGCTCGCAAGTCTCGCCCAGGGCGCGTCGGGCGTCCGATGGAGCACCGTGGAACATCTCGCCCGCTGCCTGGAAGCGGGGCTCGTTCCGGTCATTCCCGGCCAGGGATCGGTGGGAGCTTCCGGAGACCTCGCGCCCCTGGCCCACATGACCGCGGCCCTGATGGGCGTCGGCGCCTTCTCGGTGAAGGGCGAGACGGTTCCGGCCGAGATAGCGCTTCGGGATGCGGGCCTCGAACCCCTTGTCCTCGGTCCCAAGGAGGGCCTTGCGCTCCTCAACGGCACACAGGTTTCTACGGCTCTCGCGCTCGCAGGCCTCTTCGAGGCGGAGCGAGTGTTCCAGGCCGCGCTCGTGACCGGGGCTCTCGCGACCGACGCCGCGAAGGGCTCCGACGGTCCGTTCGATCCGCGCATTCAGGATCTGCGCCGCCATCGCGGGCAGATCGAGGTGGCGGCCGCCCTGCGGGCCCTGATGCGCGGCAGCGCGATCCGCGCCTCCCACCTCACCAACGACGAGCGGGTGCAGGATCCCTATTGCCTGCGCTGCCAGCCGCAGGTGATGGGCGCCGTGCTCGACCTGCTGCGCCAGGCCGGTAACACTCTCGCGACCGAGGCGAACGGCGTGTCGGATAACCCGCTCGTCTTCTCCGAAACCGGGGAAGTGATCTCGGGCGGCAACTTCCACGCGGAGCCGGTGGCCTTCGCGGCCGACATGATTGCCATGGCGTTGTGCGAGATCGGCTCGCTCTCCGAGCGGCGCATCGCCATGCTGGTTGATCCGGCGCTTTCGGGCCTTCCGGCCTTCCTCACCCCGAAGCCCGGGCTCAATTCCGGCTTCATGATTCCGCAGGTCACGGCCGCCGCCCTCGTATCCGAGAACAAGCAGCGTGCCTATCCGGCGAGCGTCGATTCCATCCCGACCTCCGCCAACCAGGAGGACCATGTGTCGATGGCGACCCATGGGGCGCGGCGCCTGATCCCCATGGCGCAGAACGCCGCGAACGTGATCGGCATCGAGCTTCTGGCCGCCGCGCAGGGTTGCGATTTCCATGCGCCCATGCGCTCCAGCGAGTCCCTGGAGGCTGCCCGTGCGATCCTGCGCGCCAAGGTGCCCCACCTGGCCGACGACCGTCACATGGCGCCCGAGATGGAACTTGCCGCGGCCCTCGTGACCTCCGGGGCGCTCGCGGAAGCGGCCGGTCATGCGTCCCTCCCGTCCGTCACCGGGAGACAGCCGTGA
- a CDS encoding ABC transporter substrate-binding protein produces the protein MGGLALLALATGAASAQETKVAVGISGWTGFAPLTLAKEAGIFKKNGLDVTLKKVPQASRHLAIQSGDIQCAATTVETWVVWNANGVPTKQIFQLDKSYGADGMVVRSNTASIKDLKGKTVAASAPGTSPYFALAWMLKKNGLSVKDVTVVNMEPGPAAQAFIAGQNDAAMTYEPYLSSVRAAPQAGKIIATTLDYPMVMDTFGCTPKFLEDNPKAAKALADSYFEALDMIAKDPAKSYEIMGADVKQTGEAFGASAKFLRWQDREANKKFFGSEFKTFSDEAADLLLEVGIIKQKPDMNALADTRFIQ, from the coding sequence ATGGGTGGATTGGCGCTCCTTGCGCTAGCGACAGGCGCCGCCTCGGCGCAGGAGACGAAGGTGGCGGTCGGCATCTCGGGCTGGACGGGCTTCGCGCCACTCACGCTCGCCAAGGAAGCCGGCATCTTCAAGAAGAACGGCCTCGACGTCACCTTGAAGAAGGTCCCGCAGGCGAGCCGTCACCTCGCCATCCAGTCCGGCGACATTCAATGCGCCGCAACCACGGTCGAGACCTGGGTCGTGTGGAATGCCAACGGTGTCCCGACGAAGCAGATTTTCCAGCTCGACAAGAGCTACGGCGCGGACGGAATGGTGGTGCGCAGCAACACCGCGTCCATCAAGGACCTGAAGGGCAAGACCGTGGCGGCCTCCGCGCCCGGCACCTCGCCCTATTTCGCGCTCGCCTGGATGTTGAAGAAGAACGGCCTCTCGGTGAAGGACGTCACGGTCGTCAACATGGAGCCCGGCCCTGCCGCCCAGGCCTTCATCGCCGGCCAGAACGACGCGGCCATGACCTACGAGCCCTATCTCTCGTCCGTGCGCGCCGCCCCCCAGGCCGGAAAGATCATCGCCACCACCCTCGACTATCCGATGGTCATGGACACCTTCGGCTGCACGCCGAAATTCCTCGAAGACAACCCGAAGGCCGCCAAGGCGCTCGCCGACAGCTACTTCGAGGCCCTTGACATGATCGCCAAGGATCCGGCCAAGTCCTACGAGATCATGGGTGCCGACGTGAAGCAGACCGGAGAAGCCTTCGGAGCCTCCGCCAAGTTCCTGCGCTGGCAGGACCGCGAGGCGAATAAGAAGTTCTTCGGCAGCGAGTTCAAGACCTTCTCGGACGAGGCCGCGGACCTTCTGCTGGAAGTCGGCATCATCAAGCAGAAGCCCGACATGAACGCTCTCGCCGATACGCGCTTCATCCAGTAG
- a CDS encoding HutD family protein, protein MASRVIRAADLARVPWKNGGGTTAEVAVFPPGTDLDGFGWRISMADVASDGPFSVFPGIDRTLIVAEGDGIELIVEGVPYRLEGSGAKLSFSGDDSTAGKLLSGPIRDLNVMTRRGHFQHRTRILESGVALLSEGLAAAFIVALGGSLDVQTDGIVHALAPLDTLSIEPTSDLIPLSGAGRAVLIEIEPTAAEEDDSQA, encoded by the coding sequence ATGGCATCACGTGTGATCCGCGCCGCCGATCTCGCCAGGGTTCCCTGGAAGAACGGCGGCGGCACCACCGCCGAGGTCGCGGTTTTTCCGCCGGGCACGGACCTCGACGGGTTCGGCTGGCGCATCAGCATGGCCGATGTCGCCTCGGACGGACCCTTTTCGGTCTTTCCGGGCATCGACCGGACCCTGATCGTGGCCGAGGGTGACGGGATCGAACTGATCGTGGAAGGCGTGCCCTACCGCCTGGAGGGAAGCGGCGCCAAGCTATCCTTCTCCGGGGATGACAGCACCGCCGGAAAGCTGCTGTCCGGCCCGATTCGCGACCTCAACGTGATGACGCGGCGAGGGCATTTCCAGCATCGGACACGCATTCTCGAATCCGGCGTCGCACTGCTGTCAGAGGGTCTTGCCGCAGCCTTCATCGTCGCTCTGGGCGGCAGCCTCGATGTGCAGACGGACGGAATCGTCCATGCCCTCGCGCCCCTCGACACCCTGTCGATCGAGCCGACCTCCGACCTTATCCCCCTGTCTGGCGCCGGACGCGCGGTCCTGATCGAGATCGAGCCCACGGCAGCGGAGGAGGATGACTCCCAGGCATGA
- a CDS encoding GAF domain-containing protein — MMTDLQRLALQVQEAWAAPDQPRAVLEAAGEAFAKAVGYRLYTVTRMLAGGKEVERIHSTNPEVYAVGGRKPVLPNAYTQRVRSEMKPFLAKTPAGFAPLFPDHETITGLGLGCVMNLPIVFGGAVLGTVNLLDREGVYDESHVEPAMLIARQILPALLEQGA, encoded by the coding sequence ATGATGACGGATCTCCAGCGATTGGCCCTGCAGGTTCAGGAAGCCTGGGCCGCGCCCGACCAGCCCCGCGCCGTTCTCGAGGCCGCCGGGGAGGCTTTCGCTAAAGCCGTGGGCTATCGCCTCTACACAGTCACGCGGATGCTCGCGGGCGGGAAGGAGGTGGAACGCATCCACTCGACCAACCCGGAGGTCTACGCTGTCGGTGGCCGCAAGCCGGTGCTGCCGAACGCCTATACGCAGCGCGTGCGCAGCGAGATGAAACCGTTCCTGGCCAAGACTCCCGCGGGCTTCGCGCCGCTCTTTCCGGACCATGAAACCATTACGGGCCTGGGCCTCGGCTGCGTAATGAACCTGCCCATCGTCTTCGGCGGCGCGGTGCTGGGGACCGTCAATTTGCTCGACCGGGAGGGCGTCTACGATGAGAGCCACGTAGAGCCGGCCATGCTCATCGCGCGGCAGATCCTGCCGGCTCTCCTCGAACAGGGTGCCTGA
- a CDS encoding ABC transporter permease translates to MNRPLEPVSQGVRIVLGISFFVLFVAAWAIATLGGFVSRTFLADPITMLNDGWLLLTRFGFLTDIGVTVWRVLGGFVMAAIVAVPLGVMMGAYKSIEALLEPFVSFARYLPASAFIPLLILWAGIGEMQKLLVIFIGSVFQIILMVAVAVGNTRRDLVEAAYTLGSNDRGVVKRVLIPANAPEIAEILRLVLGWAWTYVIVAELIGSSSGIGHMIIDSQALLATGQMIFGIIVIGIIGLISDFLFKGLNRALFPWRLA, encoded by the coding sequence ATGAACCGACCCCTCGAACCTGTGAGCCAGGGCGTCCGCATCGTCCTCGGCATCTCTTTCTTCGTGCTCTTCGTCGCGGCCTGGGCCATTGCGACCCTGGGCGGATTCGTGTCGCGCACGTTCCTGGCCGACCCGATCACCATGCTCAATGACGGGTGGCTGCTCCTCACCCGGTTCGGCTTCCTCACCGATATCGGCGTCACCGTGTGGCGGGTGCTCGGCGGCTTTGTGATGGCTGCCATCGTCGCCGTGCCGCTCGGCGTGATGATGGGCGCCTACAAGTCCATCGAGGCGCTCCTCGAGCCCTTCGTATCCTTCGCGCGCTATCTGCCGGCCTCCGCCTTCATTCCGCTCCTCATTCTCTGGGCGGGCATCGGCGAGATGCAGAAGCTCCTGGTCATCTTCATCGGATCCGTCTTCCAGATCATTCTGATGGTGGCAGTCGCCGTGGGCAACACGCGCCGCGACCTGGTCGAGGCCGCCTATACGCTGGGCTCGAACGATCGCGGCGTGGTCAAGCGCGTACTCATCCCGGCCAACGCCCCCGAGATCGCCGAGATCCTGCGGCTCGTGCTCGGCTGGGCCTGGACCTACGTGATCGTCGCCGAGTTGATCGGCTCCTCCTCGGGCATCGGCCACATGATCATCGACAGCCAGGCGCTTCTCGCCACCGGCCAGATGATCTTCGGGATTATCGTCATCGGGATCATCGGCCTGATCTCGGACTTTCTGTTCAAGGGCCTGAACCGGGCGCTCTTTCCGTGGCGGCTCGCATGA
- a CDS encoding ABC transporter ATP-binding protein codes for MTSTILTIDNVSRVFPGMRGGEPVRALEPTSLTVAENDFITILGPSGCGKSTLLRIVAGLDRPSTGQVSLKGRAIKGPGADRGMVFQSYTLFPWLTVADNIAYGLREKGVPLAQRREIVASYIEKVGLRGFENHYPKQLSGGMQQRTAIARALANDPAILLLDEPFGALDNQTRSLMQELLLGIWERERKTVLFVTHDIEEAIFLASRVIVMTARPGRIKADIPVDLPHPRHYTMKTSPAFSDLKAQLTEEIRVEAMRASEIH; via the coding sequence ATGACCAGCACGATCCTGACCATCGACAACGTTTCGCGGGTCTTTCCCGGCATGCGTGGGGGCGAACCGGTACGCGCTCTCGAGCCTACGAGCCTCACGGTGGCCGAGAACGACTTCATCACCATCCTGGGCCCGTCGGGCTGCGGAAAATCCACCCTCCTGCGCATCGTCGCGGGCCTCGACCGGCCGAGCACGGGCCAGGTCTCCCTCAAGGGCCGGGCGATCAAGGGGCCGGGCGCCGACCGGGGCATGGTGTTCCAGTCCTACACCCTGTTCCCGTGGCTGACGGTGGCGGACAACATCGCCTATGGCCTGCGCGAAAAAGGAGTGCCGCTCGCACAAAGGCGCGAGATCGTGGCCTCCTACATCGAGAAGGTGGGGCTGCGCGGATTCGAGAACCATTATCCCAAGCAGTTGTCCGGCGGCATGCAGCAGCGCACGGCCATCGCGCGGGCGCTCGCGAACGATCCCGCCATCCTGCTCCTCGACGAGCCGTTCGGCGCCCTCGACAACCAGACCCGCTCCCTCATGCAGGAGCTTCTGCTGGGGATCTGGGAGCGCGAGCGCAAGACCGTGCTGTTCGTGACCCACGACATCGAGGAGGCCATCTTCCTCGCCTCTCGCGTGATCGTCATGACAGCGCGGCCGGGCCGGATCAAGGCTGACATTCCGGTCGACCTGCCGCATCCGCGCCACTACACCATGAAGACCAGCCCGGCCTTCTCGGACCTCAAGGCGCAGCTCACGGAAGAGATCCGCGTCGAGGCCATGCGGGCAAGCGAGATCCATTGA
- the hutI gene encoding imidazolonepropionase yields the protein MRFDRIWHNARLATLSESREGLGIVENGAVAAQGGRIAFAGPVSDLPSRWDAAERIDCEGRWITPGLVDCHTHLVFGGDRAHEFELRLKGASYEEIARAGGGILSTVKATRAADEDSLVAGALPRLDHLIAEGCTTVEVKSGYGLDRETEARMLRAARRLAAERPVTVVTTFLGAHALPPEANGEKDAYIESVCRDMLPALAREGLVDAVDAFCEGIAFSPEQTARVFEAAKGLGLKVKLHADQLSNLHGAKLAAGFGALSADHLEHTDEDGAAAMAKAGTVAVLLPGAFYMLRETKLPPLDAFRRHGVRLALATDCNPGTSPLTSLLLTMNMGATLFRLTVEECLAGITREAARALGRLSEAGTLEVGKQCDLAIWNIERPAELVYRIGFNPLHARIWRGQ from the coding sequence ATGCGCTTCGACCGGATCTGGCACAATGCCCGCCTCGCCACTCTTTCCGAGAGCCGAGAGGGGCTTGGGATCGTAGAAAACGGCGCCGTTGCGGCTCAGGGTGGAAGGATCGCCTTCGCTGGGCCGGTGAGCGACCTGCCGTCCCGCTGGGACGCTGCGGAGCGGATCGACTGCGAAGGCCGCTGGATTACGCCCGGTCTCGTAGATTGCCACACCCACCTGGTCTTCGGCGGCGACCGGGCCCATGAATTCGAATTGCGCCTCAAGGGCGCGAGCTATGAGGAGATTGCCCGCGCGGGCGGCGGCATTCTCTCGACCGTCAAGGCGACCCGCGCGGCCGACGAGGATTCGCTCGTGGCCGGCGCCCTCCCCCGCCTCGACCATCTCATCGCCGAAGGCTGCACTACCGTAGAGGTCAAGTCGGGCTACGGCCTCGACCGGGAGACCGAAGCGCGGATGCTGCGCGCCGCGAGGCGTCTTGCGGCCGAGCGGCCGGTAACGGTGGTCACGACCTTTCTCGGAGCCCATGCCCTGCCGCCAGAGGCGAACGGTGAGAAGGACGCGTATATCGAGTCGGTCTGCCGGGACATGCTACCCGCCCTTGCTCGCGAGGGACTGGTCGATGCGGTCGACGCCTTCTGCGAGGGCATCGCCTTCTCGCCGGAGCAGACGGCTCGCGTCTTCGAGGCCGCCAAGGGCCTCGGCCTGAAGGTGAAGCTCCATGCCGACCAGCTTTCGAACCTCCACGGCGCGAAGCTCGCCGCCGGCTTCGGGGCCCTGTCGGCGGACCATCTCGAACATACCGATGAGGACGGCGCTGCCGCCATGGCGAAGGCCGGTACCGTTGCGGTGCTCCTGCCCGGCGCCTTCTACATGCTTCGCGAGACGAAGCTGCCGCCGTTGGACGCATTCCGTCGCCATGGGGTGCGGCTCGCTCTAGCGACGGACTGCAATCCAGGCACCTCGCCGCTGACCTCGCTCCTTCTTACCATGAACATGGGCGCGACCCTGTTCCGCCTGACCGTCGAGGAATGCCTTGCGGGTATCACCCGCGAGGCGGCCCGCGCCCTCGGTCGGCTAAGCGAGGCTGGGACCCTGGAGGTCGGCAAGCAATGCGACCTCGCCATCTGGAACATCGAACGCCCGGCCGAGCTGGTCTACCGCATCGGCTTCAACCCCCTGCATGCCCGTATCTGGAGAGGACAATGA
- the hutU gene encoding urocanate hydratase — protein MPRIDNARVIRAAHGTELSAKSWLTEAPLRMLMNNLDPDVAEKPGELVVYGGIGRAARDWESFDRIVAALKNLEADETLLVQSGKPVGVFRTHADAPRVLIANSNLVPHWATWDTFHELDRKGLMMYGQMTAGSWIYIGSQGIVQGTYETFVEVGRQHYGGDLSGRWILTAGLGGMGGAQPLAATMAGASCLAVECQPSRIEMRLKTGYVDRRADSLDEALAMIEQSCREKKPLSVGLLGNAAEIFPEIYRRGIRPDAVTDQTSAHDPINGYLPKGWSLAEWEAKRESDPKAVEHAAKRSMAEHVRAMLDFHKAGVPTLDYGNNIRQMAKEEGVEDAFAFPGFVPAYIRPLFCRGIGPFRWAALSGDPEDIYRTDAKVKELLPDNKHLHNWLDMARERIKFQGLPARICWVGLGDRHRLGLAFNEMVAKGELKAPVVIGRDHLDSGSVASPNRETEAMKDGSDAVSDWPLLNALLNCASGATWVSLHHGGGVGMGFSQHSGMVIVCDGTPEAAKRIERVLWNDPATGVMRHADAGYEIAIDCAREHGLNLPSLR, from the coding sequence ATGCCCCGCATCGACAATGCCCGCGTGATCCGCGCCGCGCACGGAACCGAGCTGTCGGCCAAGAGCTGGCTCACGGAAGCGCCCCTGCGCATGCTCATGAACAACCTCGACCCGGACGTGGCCGAGAAGCCCGGCGAGCTCGTGGTCTATGGCGGCATCGGACGCGCCGCGCGGGACTGGGAGAGCTTCGACCGCATCGTCGCGGCCCTGAAGAACCTTGAAGCCGATGAGACGCTCCTGGTGCAGTCGGGCAAGCCCGTCGGCGTCTTCCGCACCCACGCGGATGCGCCGCGGGTGCTCATCGCCAATTCCAATCTCGTCCCGCATTGGGCGACCTGGGACACGTTCCATGAGCTCGATCGCAAAGGCCTCATGATGTACGGCCAGATGACCGCGGGGTCCTGGATCTACATCGGCAGCCAGGGCATCGTGCAGGGCACCTACGAGACCTTCGTGGAGGTCGGCCGGCAGCATTATGGCGGGGACCTTTCCGGCCGCTGGATTCTCACGGCGGGCCTCGGCGGCATGGGCGGCGCGCAGCCGCTCGCGGCCACCATGGCAGGCGCTTCCTGCCTCGCGGTGGAATGCCAGCCGAGCCGCATCGAGATGCGCCTGAAGACCGGCTATGTGGACCGCCGGGCCGACAGTCTCGACGAGGCACTCGCCATGATCGAGCAATCCTGCCGGGAGAAGAAGCCCCTCTCGGTCGGCCTTCTCGGCAATGCGGCCGAGATCTTCCCCGAGATCTACCGCCGCGGCATCCGCCCGGATGCGGTGACTGACCAGACCTCTGCCCACGACCCGATCAACGGCTACCTGCCGAAGGGCTGGAGCCTCGCCGAATGGGAGGCGAAGCGCGAGAGCGATCCCAAGGCCGTCGAACACGCGGCCAAACGCTCCATGGCCGAGCACGTGCGCGCCATGCTCGATTTCCACAAGGCCGGCGTACCGACCCTCGATTACGGCAACAACATCCGTCAGATGGCCAAGGAGGAAGGCGTTGAGGACGCCTTCGCGTTCCCGGGCTTCGTGCCGGCCTATATCCGCCCGCTCTTCTGCCGCGGCATCGGCCCGTTCCGCTGGGCGGCCCTGTCAGGGGATCCGGAGGACATCTACCGCACCGACGCCAAGGTGAAGGAGCTCCTGCCGGACAACAAGCACCTGCACAACTGGCTCGACATGGCCAGGGAGCGCATCAAGTTCCAGGGCCTGCCGGCCCGCATCTGCTGGGTCGGCCTCGGCGACCGTCACCGCCTTGGCCTCGCATTCAACGAGATGGTCGCGAAGGGCGAGTTGAAGGCGCCCGTCGTGATCGGCCGCGACCATCTCGATTCCGGCTCGGTGGCGAGCCCGAACCGGGAGACCGAGGCCATGAAGGACGGCTCGGACGCGGTCTCCGACTGGCCCCTGCTGAATGCGCTCCTCAACTGCGCGTCCGGCGCCACCTGGGTGTCCCTGCACCATGGCGGCGGCGTCGGGATGGGCTTCTCCCAGCATTCCGGCATGGTGATCGTCTGCGACGGCACGCCGGAAGCCGCCAAGCGCATCGAGCGCGTTCTGTGGAACGATCCTGCGACCGGCGTCATGCGCCACGCGGATGCGGGCTACGAGATCGCGATCGACTGCGCCCGCGAGCATGGGCTCAACCTCCCCAGCCTGCGCTGA
- the hutC gene encoding histidine utilization repressor: MSGADMAKIESSGGKHLYQRIRDDIEARIMSGEWPPGHRVPFEHELMAEYGCSRMTVNKVLSTLAANGLITRRRRAGSIVAEPSKERAVLEIQDFALEAARTGTTYRFKILRRTIEPLDAAAAQRTGLPAGTEMLSLTTLHLMDEVPGAYEQRLINLATVPEAADETFAKDPPGTWLLRRVPWTDAEHVVRAMSADSALAKRLQIQTGAACLVLERRTWQAGAFVTEARIAYPGDRHHLVGRFSPATPGATAGP; the protein is encoded by the coding sequence ATGAGCGGCGCAGACATGGCGAAGATCGAGTCCTCCGGCGGGAAACATCTCTACCAGAGGATCCGGGACGATATCGAGGCGCGGATCATGTCCGGCGAGTGGCCGCCGGGCCACCGGGTGCCATTCGAGCACGAGCTGATGGCCGAATACGGTTGCTCGCGCATGACCGTGAACAAGGTGCTTTCGACCCTAGCCGCTAACGGGCTCATCACCCGCCGCCGGCGCGCGGGCTCCATCGTGGCGGAGCCCAGCAAGGAGCGGGCAGTCCTGGAGATTCAAGATTTCGCCCTGGAGGCTGCCCGCACCGGAACGACCTATCGCTTCAAGATCCTGCGCCGGACGATCGAGCCTCTCGATGCCGCGGCGGCGCAACGCACCGGCTTGCCCGCCGGCACCGAGATGCTGTCCCTGACGACCCTGCATCTGATGGACGAGGTGCCGGGCGCCTATGAGCAGAGGCTGATCAATCTTGCGACGGTGCCCGAGGCGGCGGACGAGACATTCGCCAAGGATCCTCCCGGCACGTGGCTTCTGCGGCGCGTGCCCTGGACGGACGCCGAACATGTGGTACGCGCCATGAGTGCGGATAGCGCCCTTGCCAAGCGGCTGCAGATCCAGACCGGCGCCGCCTGCCTGGTCCTGGAACGCCGTACCTGGCAGGCCGGGGCCTTCGTGACCGAGGCACGCATCGCCTATCCAGGCGACCGGCATCATTTGGTGGGTCGTTTCTCGCCTGCCACGCCGGGGGCGACTGCCGGGCCGTGA